One segment of Brassica napus cultivar Da-Ae chromosome C3, Da-Ae, whole genome shotgun sequence DNA contains the following:
- the LOC106388476 gene encoding elongator complex protein 3 produces MATAVVMNGESKKQPRPGRGGFEGRGLTEEEARVRAISEIVSTMIERSHRNENVDLNAIKTQACRKYGLARAPKLVEMIAALPDSERETLLPKLRAKPVRTASGIAVVAVMSKPHRCPHIATTGNICVYCPGGPDSDFEYSTQSYTGYEPTSMRAIRARYNPYVQARSRIDQLKRLGHSVDKVEFILMGGTFMSLPAEYRDFFIRNLHDALSGHTSANVEEAVAYSEHSATKCIGMTIETRPDYCLGPHLRQMLTYGCTRLEIGVQSTYEDVARDTNRGHTVAAVADCFCLAKDAGFKVVAHMMPDLPNVGVERDMESFKEFFESPSFRADGLKIYPTLVIRGTGLYELWKTGRYRNYPPEQLVDIVARILSMVPPWTRVYRVQRDIPMPLVTSGVEKGNLRELALARMDDLGLKCRDVRTREAGIQDIHHKIKPEQVELVRRDYTANQGWETFLSYEDTRQDILVGLLRLRKCGKNVTCPELMGKCSVVRELHVYGTAVPVHGREADKLQHQGYGTLLMEEAERIARREHRSNKIGVISGVGTRHYYRKLGYELEGPYMVKHLL; encoded by the exons ATGGCGACGGCGGTAGTGATGAACGGCGAATCGAAAAAGCAACCACGGCCAGGTCGCGGTGGCTTCGAAGGCCGTGGACTAACGGAGGAAGAAGCTAGAGTTCGCGCCATATCGGAGATCGTCAGCACGATGATCGAGCGGTCCCACCGCAACGAGAATGTGGACCTAAACGCGATTAAAACCCAGGCTTGCCGGAAATACGGCCTAGCGCGAGCGCCGAAGCTAGTGGAGATGATAGCGGCGCTGCCTGATTCGGAGAGAGAGACTCTCCTCCCGAAGCTCCGTGCTAAACCGGTCCGAACCGCTTCAGGAATCGCGGTGGTGGCGGTTATGTCGAAACCGCACAGGTGCCCTCACATAGCGACGACGGGGAATATATGCGTGTATTGTCCAGGTGGACCTGATTCTGACTTCGAGTATAGTACTCAGTCTTACACTGGATATGAGCCTACCAGCATGCGAGCTATTCGTGCCAG GTATAATCCATATGTTCAAGCAAGGAGCAGGATAGACCAGCTGAAGCGGTTGGGTCACAGTGTAGATAAG GTTGAGTTCATTTTGATGGGAGGTACTTTTATGTCCCTGCCTGCTGAGTACAGGGATTTCTTCATACGGAACCTTCATGATGCTTTGTCTGGACACACTTCTGCCAATGTTGAAGAAGCAGTTGCTTACTCTGAACATAGTGCAACCAAATGCATTGGCATGACTATTGAAAC GAGGCCAGATTACTGTCTTGGACCTCACCTAAGACAAATGCTGACTTATGGTTGCACCCGACTAGAGATTGGTGTCCAGAGCACATATGAAGATGTTGCCCGTGATACAAATAGAGGCCATACTGTTGCTGCGGTAGCCGACTGCTTCTGCTTGGCTAAAGATGCTGGTTTCAAG gtGGTTGCACATATGATGCCTGATCTTCCTAATGTTGGGGTTGAGAGAGACATGGAAAGTTTCAAGGAGTTTTTCGAGAGTCCGTCATTTAGAGCGGATGGGTTAAAAATATATCCTACCCTTGTGATACGTGGAACTGGCCTTTACGAATTATGGAAAACTGGGAG GTACCGAAACTATCCACCTGAGCAACTTGTGGATATAGTTGCAAGGATTCTCTCCATGGTACCTCCATGGACACGTGTTTATAGAGTTCAGCGTGATATTCCTATGCCCCTGGTTACGTCGGGGGTTGAAAAGGGAAATCTCCGTGAGCTGGCTCTGGCAAGAATGGATGATTTGGGCCTTAAATGCCGTGATGTTCGTACTCGTGAAGCTGGAATTCAG GACATTCATCACAAAATCAAGCCAGAACAAGTAGAGCTTGTTCGTCGTGATTACACTGCAAACCAAGGTTGGGAGACATTCCTTTCATATGAAGATACACGCCAG GACATTCTTGTTGGGTTATTACGTTTGCGTAAATGTGGTAAGAACGTAACTTGTCCAGAACTCATGGGAAAGTGTTCTGTTGTCCGTGAGCTTCACGTGTATGGAACTGCTGTACCAGTTCATGGTCGGGAGGCTGATAAGTTGCAACATCAG GGGTACGGAACACTTCTGATGGAAGAGGCAGAGAGGATTGCTAGAAGAGAACACCGATCTAACAAAATCGGTGTGATTTCAGGTGTGGGAACCCGACATTACTACAGAAAGTTGGGTTATGAATTGGAAGGTCCTTACATGGTGAAGCATCTTCTTTGA
- the LOC106388474 gene encoding uncharacterized protein LOC106388474 — translation MATSVLNRATTLAKSSESGEDSSYSTRRSIPRRHRSLSRFSHRTPDPDADATPMRKGKFVNTVRGSGFGEISLDDLAVEFFESFSSESGLSSSERGRSGSRKSSGGGGGVGDAAAHSQRRGRSVSRVGSSGNGGLRRLDADTESSRRRRSLSRNPSTREIAGKSGGLDPGSSNSSRRRSVSRQPPRERVNSGENAIRGRAIGADRGKENSRRQRSLSVVRRRIDNSESDGDQVQHSSNSRDLKKSVMSGKSLNGGSGKPAASDHRQGPRRSLSQNPIKYHDGYSSHSSAVTDDEGKESSSIKRGAERIIRTVYAQNKVTPKKRESLGNSEYGSQRKSHDDHHAAISTFTKGYATKLQESEERKRDLLAEIMLEEQRGRELSVNLKELLIENSSEADEKPSRMRKRSKDRSRRSSMCLTDEAEQFIDEFISNIEDTDFSSFEDEKSESSSSFGLVKSQSSQSTTVPKSVPVEMDGVMLPWLQWETPDDTSAALTCLNKLPHTPNAKLFVWESDPSQDASTGQGTSNGTISSRGSWSPYESATKTVSPLRRLKIDVSDYLKRPNSADILNETWKLRHRISSGNLVLSSRSLI, via the exons ATGGCGACTTCCGTTCTCAATCGAGCGACTACACTAGCTAAATCTTCCGAGAGCGGCGAGGACTCCTCTTACTCAACACGGAGGTCCATCCCCAGGAGGCACCGGAGCTTGAGCCGTTTCTCCCACCGTACGCCGGATCCAGACGCCGACGCGACTCCGATGAGAAAAGGAAAATTCGTAAACACCGTGAGAGGTTCCGGATTCGGCGAAATCAGCCTCGACGACTTGGCCGTCGAGTTTTTCGAGTCCTTCTCCAGCGAGAGCGGGCTCAGCAGCAGCGAAAGAGGACGATCCGGCTCGAGGAAGTCcagcggcggaggaggaggagtagGAGACGCGGCGGCGCATTCGCAGAGGCGCGGGCGGTCTGTATCTAGGGTTGGCTCTAGTGGTAACGGTGGCTTACGGAGGTTGGATGCGGACACCGAAAGCTCGAGACGGCGGAGGTCGTTGTCTAGAAATCCGTCGACGAGAGAAATTGCCGGTAAGAGTGGTGGATTAGATCCGGGAAGCAGCAATTCGAGCCGGCGACGGTCGGTGTCTAGACAACCGCCGCGGGAGAGGGTTAACTCCGGCGAGAATGCAATTAGGGGTAGGGCAATTGGGGCAGATCGGGGAAAGGAAAATTCGCGGCGGCAACGGTCGCTTTCTGTTGTCCGCCGCCGGATTGACAATTCCGAG AGTGATGGAGATCAAGTGCAGCATTCAAGCAATTCAAGGGACTTGAAGAAGAGTGTCATGAGTGGAAAGAGTCTAAATGGTGGGTCTGGTAAACCTGCAGCTTCGGATCACAGACAAGGTCCTAGGAGGTCTCTTAGTCAAAATCCAATCAAATATCATGATGGCTACTCT AGTCATTCTTCTGCAGTCACAGATGATGAAGGAAAGGAGTCCAGCTCGATCAAACGTGGAGCTGAGAGGATAATTAGGACCGTTTATGCCCAAAATAAG GTAACACCTAAGAAAAGAGAATCTTTGGGAAACTCTGAGTATGGTTCCCAGCGAAAATCCCATGATGATCACCATGCTGCTATATCCACATTTACGAAAGGTTATGCAACAAAACTGCAAGAG TCTGAGGAGCGCAAGCGAGATTTGTTGGCCGAGATAATGTTGGAGGAGCAGCGTGGTAGGGAGCTCTCTGTGAACTTGAAAGAGTTGCTCATTGAAAATAGCTCTGAAGCTGATGAAAAGCCTTCAAGGATGCGGAAG AGGAGCAAGGACCGGAGCAGGAGGTCGTCCATGTGTTTGACAGATGAAGCAGAGCAATTCATCGACGAATTCATTTCGAACATAGAAGACACAGACTTTTCATCATTTGAAGATGAGAAGAGCGAAAGTAGTTCAAGTTTCGGGCTGGTCAAATCACAAAGCTCTCAAAGCACCACTGTTCCAAAGAGTGTTCCTGTTGAAATGGACGGTGTTATGCTTCCTTGGTTGCAATGGGAAACGCCAGATGACACTTCTGCTGCACTGACATGCCTTAACAAGTTACCCCACACGCCAAATGCAAAACTTTTTGTCTGGGAATCTGATCCATCTCAG GATGCATCGACAGGGCAAGGGACGAGCAATGGTACCATAAGTAGCAGAGGAAGTTGGAGCCCGTATGAGTCAGCCACAAAGACTGTGAGTCCCTTGAGAAGACTAAAGATAGATGTGTCTGACTATCTGAAGCGACCTAACAGTGCGGATATTCTAAATGAGACGTGGAAGCTAAGGCACAGAATCAGTTCAGGAAATCTTGTGCTCTCTAGCCGCTCATTGATCTAA
- the LOC106388478 gene encoding kelch domain-containing protein 4-like translates to MGKKTKKAGKGKEKTERKTAKAEEKKARREGKKLSPEDDIDAILLSIQKEEAKKKEVLVEENVPAPSPRSNCSLTINPLKETELILYGGEFYNGQKTYVYGDLYRYDVDKQEWKLVSSPNSPPPRSSHQAVAWKNYLYIFGGEFTSPNQERFHHYKDFWMLDVKTNQWEQLNLKGCPSPRSGHRMVLYKHKIIIFGGFYDTLREVRYYNDLYVFDLDQYKWQEIKPKPGAMWPTARSGFQFFVYQDEIFLYGGYSKEVSSEKSSEKGVVHADLWSLDPRTWEWNKVKKIGMPPSSRAGFSVCVHKKRALLFGGVVDMEMEGDVMMSLFLNELYGFQLDNRRWYPIELRKEKSSKDKAKKNLEAKPMTSNDDDDDDDDDEMDSAEGESPSAMGDVAGSSDGISERMAACLTVEGSTSKALKGRLDPQVSVSEEVVKPCGRINSCMVVGKDTLYIYGGMMEIKDKEITLDDLYSLNLSKLDEWKCIIPATETEWVEVSEDEEGDEDEDEDDSEDEGDSEESDDEDDDEEVEAMDVDGSVKVGEVVAMIKGEGKALRRKEKRARIEQIRANLGLSDSQRTPVPGETLKDFYKRTNMYWQMAAYEHTQHTGKELRKDGFDLAETRYLELKPVLDELAILEAEQKAEETEGPEASGTSRKGGIAKKKR, encoded by the exons ATggggaagaagacgaagaaggcCGGAAAAGGCAAGGAGAAAACTGAGAGGAAAACGGCCAAGGCCGAGGAGAAGAAAGCTCGACGAGAAGGCAAAAAGCTCTCTCCTGAAGACGACATAGACGCTATTCTC TTGAGCATACAGAAGGAAGAAGCTAAGAAGAAAGAGGTCCTTGTTGAGGAAAATGTTCCAGCACCATCTCCTAGGTCAAACTGCTCG CTTACTATAAATCCTTTGAAAGAGACTGAGTTGATACTCTATGGCGGCGAGTTCTACAATGGCCAAAAG ACATATGTATATGGTGATCTGTACCGATATGATGTTGATAAGCAGGAGTGGAAGTTAGTTTCAAGCCCCAACAGTCCTCCTCCTCGCAGCTCTCACCAGGCAGTTGCTTGGAAGAATTATCTCTACATTTTTG GTGGTGAATTTACATCGCCAAACCAAGAGCGGTTCCATCACTACAAG GACTTTTGGATGCTGGACGTGAAAACTAACCAATGGGAACAGTTAAATTTAAAGGGATGTCCTAGTCCCCGTTCTGGTCATCGTATG GTATTATACAAGCACaagattataatttttggtGGCTTCTATGACACTCTACGTGAAGTAAG GTACTACAATGATCTCTATGTGTTTGATCTGGACCAATACAAG TGGCAAGAAATAAAGCCTAAGCCTGGTGCCATGTGGCCTACAGCTAGAAGCGGTTTCCAGTTCTTTGTTTATCAAGATGAG ATATTCTTATATGGTGGTTATTCAAAAGAAGTCTCATCTGAGAAGAGCTCTGAGAAGGGAGTTGTTCATGCAGATTTATGGTCTCTTGACCCCAGAACGTGGGAATGGAACAAA GTGAAGAAAATTGGGATGCCTCCTAGCTCTCGTGCAGGGTTTTCGGTATGTGTCCACAAAAAGCGTGCTTTGCTGTTTGGTGGTGTTGTGGACATGGAAATGGAAG GTGATGTAATGATGAGTTTATTCTTAAATGAACTCTATGGCTTCCAGTTAGATAATCGTCGCTGGTACCCCATAGAGCTACGAAAAGAGAAATCATCAAAAGATAAG gcAAAGAAGAATTTAGAGGCCAAACCTATGACatctaatgatgatgatgatgatgatgatgatgatgagatggATTCAGCAGAAGGTGAATCTCCGTCGGCCATGGGTGATGTGGCAGGCTCTTCCGATGGGATTTCTGAACGTATGGCAGCATGTCTAACGGTTGAAGGAAGTACTAGTAAAGCTCTAAAGGGAAGACTAGATCCACAAGTTTCTGTCTCTGAAGAG GTTGTAAAACCATGTGGACGTATTAATTCTTGTATGGTCGTTGGGAAGGACACCTTATACATATATGGTGGCATGATGGAGATCAAAGATAAAGAAATAACTCTTGATGATTTGTATTCGCTTAATCTTAGCAAACTTGACGAGTGGAAGTGTATCATTCCG GCGACTGAAACAGAGTGGGTGGAAGTCTCAGAGGATGAAGAAGGGGACGAAGACGAGGATGAAGATGATAGTGAAGATGAAGGAGACAGTGAAGAgtctgatgatgaagatgacgaTGAAGAAGTAGAG GCTATGGATGTTGATGGATCGGTGAAAGTAGGAGAAGTTGTTGCAATGATTAAAGGTGAAGGAAAAGCCCTCCGAAGAAAAGAGAAACGAGCTCGGATAGAACAGATCAGAGCTAATCTAGGGCTCTCAGATTCACAGAGAACCCCAGTG CCTGGAGAAACTTTGAAGGATTTCTATAAGCGCACAAATATGTACTGGCAAATGGCTGCCTACGAGCATACCCAACATACTGGCAAG GAGCTGCGGAAGGATGGTTTTGACCTTGCAGAAACTCGGTATCTGGAACTCAAACCTGTACTAGATGAG TTGGCAATACTTGAGGCAGAGCAAAAAGCTGAAGAAACAGAAGGACCGGAGGCTAGTGGTACCTCTAGAAAGGGAGGCAttgcaaagaagaagagatag
- the LOC106388475 gene encoding DNA repair protein RadA-like yields MSIPNMNSLRCFYTRANSLLLLRSSFSPVTIPVRRLSSVFDSLSNQTVSSISDVDTKTQASPGIAKGAISSRGEDKPEERHRSGRGWDPGEVVMNKKKGKVKTSWVCESCGHSEGQWWGSCRACNKVGTMRRFSEGPESRASGGGGASGRGGGSEGAGLAWLPEQGVAQPLKLNSVIDGITHQQWRISLPGLFGNEVGRVLGGGLAPGSLILIGGDPGIGKSTLLLQIASIIADGNDLAQPAPVLYVSGEESVDQIGSRADRMKIETDELYLFSSSDLQDILTKAHRLSPRALIIDSIQTVYLKEVTGSAGGLTQVKECTSTLLRFAKKSNVPVFLVGHVTKAGDIAGPRVLEHIVDVVLYMEGEEHSTYRLLRSVKNRFGSTDELGVFEMSQAGLEVVSNPSGIYLSQQNTDSDVLAGLAVAVVMDGSRSFLIEVQALCATGSTVSRHVNGVQASRADMIIAVLMKQAGLRIQESGIFLNVANGMALSETAGDLAIAAAICSSFLEFPIPHGVAFIGEIGLGGEIRTVPRMEKRVSTVAKLGFTKCVVPKSVEKSLKSLGLKEIEIIGCKNLKELINSVFRG; encoded by the exons ATGTCAATCCCAAATATGAATAGCTTGAGATGCTTCTACACTCGAGCCAactctctcctcctcctccgttcTTCCTTCTCTCCGGTCACGATCCCCGTCCGCCGCCTCTCCTCCGTTTTCGACTCTCTCTCCAATCAAACCGTCAGCTCCATCTCAGACGTCGATACAAAGACACAGGCTTCACCCGGAATCGCAAAAGGCGCGATTTCGAGCAGAGGAGAAGACAAACCGGAGGAGAGGCACAGAAGTGGTCGGGGATGGGATCCGGGTGAAGTGGTTATGAACAAGAAGAAAGGCAAAGTGAAGACTTCCTGGGTTTGTGAGAGCTGTGGGCACTCGGAAGGGCAATGGTGGGGAAGCTGCCGCGCTTGCAACAAAGTTGGGACCATGCGGCGTTTCTCTGAAGGTCCTGAGTCACGTgcaagtggtggtggtggagctAGTGGCCGCGGCGGCGGCTCGGAAGGTGCTGGTTTGGCATGGTTACCTGAGCAAGGAGTTGCGCAGCCACTCAAATTGAATTCTGTTATTGATGGGATTACTCATCAGCAATGGAGAATTTCTTT gccAGGACTGTTTGGGAATGAAGTTGGGAGAGTGCTTGGTGGTGGTCTTGCACCAG GTTCACTGATTTTGATCGGTGGTGACCCTGGTATTGGCAAGAGTACCTTGTTATTGCAG ATTGCATCTATAATTGCTGACGGGAATGATTTGGCCCAACCAGCACCCGTCTTGTATGTCTCTGGTGAAGAG AGTGTCGACCAAATAGGAAGTCGAGCTGACAGGATGAAAATTGAAACAGACGAGCTCTACCTATTTTCCAGTTCTGATCTTCag GATATTTTAACGAAAGCTCATCGGCTCTCTCCGCGAGCTCTCATCATTGATTCGATTCAAACGGTTTATCTAAAAGAGGTGACTGGAAGCGCTGGTGGTCTCACACAG GTTAAAGAGTGCACATCAACATTGCTGCGTTTTGCTAAGAAATCAAATGTCCCTGTTTTCTTG GTTGGCCATGTTACAAAAGCGGGAGATATTGCAGGACCTCGTGTTTTGGAGCACATAGTAGATGTTGTGCTGTACATGGAG GGTGAAGAACATTCAACTTACCGCTTGCTTCGATCTGTGAAGAATCGGTTTGGGTCGACTGATGAA CTTGGAGTTTTTGAAATGTCGCAAGCCGGGCTTGAAGTGGTCTCAAACCCTAGTGGCATATATCTTAGTCAACAGAACACAGATTCAGATGTTTTAGCTGGATTAGCTGTAGCAGTTGTTATGGATGGATCTCGGAGTTTCCTCATTGAAGTTCag GCGTTGTGTGCGACTGGCTCAACAGTTTCAAGGCATGTCAATGGTGTTCAAGCAAGCAGAGCTGACATGATAATTGCG gttcttatgaagcaagctgGACTTAGGATTCAGGAATCT GGTATCTTTCTGAACGTTGCTAACGGGATGGCTCTCTCTGAGACTGCTGGTGACCTTGCAATAGCAGCAGCAATTTGTAGCAG TTTCTTGGAGTTTCCAATTCCTCACGGTGTGGCATTCATCGGCGAGATTGGTCTTGGAGGCGAAATTCGCACG GTACCAAGAATGGAGAAAAGGGTAAGTACGGTGGCAAAGCTAGGTTTCACCAAATGTGTGGTTCCCAAATCAGTGGAGAAGTCACTAAAATCGCTAGGTTTGAAAGAGATTGAGATCATTGGGTGCAAGAATCTGAAAGAGTTGATCAATTCTGTGTTTAGGGGATAA
- the LOC106385551 gene encoding receptor-like protein 34 translates to MSTSHMTLSFLVLFIFKFQDVTAFATTARHLCRPGQRNVLLEFKKVFEIRRSSSKLCNINGRIVGSYPKTESWGNNSDCCYWSGVTCDAKSKDVIKLDLSCSCLHGRFHSNTSLVRLQNLPSLKTLDLSNNYLYGQVPSSIGKLSRLTSLSLSNNRFSGEILPSVENIPRLSFLRLSNNLFSGQIRLWIGNFSHLTFLDLSSNHFAGQIPFSIGVLSQLTSLSLSDNQFSGQIPTSLGNLSHLTSLDFSSNQFSGQIPSSLGKLSHLTYLQLFDNQFSDQIPSSVGNLSHLTSLHFSHNQFSGQIPSSIGKLSRLTSLDCCENSLVGRIPSSFSRLNQLTNLVVNSNKLSGKFPIALLNLTKLSHLSLSNNRFTGTLPPNITTSLSNLEFISAYDNAFVGPLPSSLFNLPALTSIYLTNNQLEGSLKFGNTSSPSSKLRVLSLGSNKFKGPIPSSISKLANLEVLDISHWNSHVDFSIFSLLRSLQRLYLSHLRATPRIDLSAILSCFKSLDLLDLSGNHVFLATNKTTVSDLLPSVVISNLNLSGCGITEFPELLRTQTLLQTLDISNNEIKGQVPGWLWMLPNLGYLDLSNNTFIGFETSTIRKLSSVLGHLFGSNNNFSGEVPSLVCELHSLRTLDLSNNNFSGSIPLCMGNLKSTLSVLNVRQNRLSGCLPGNAFESLRSFDVGHNQLVGKLPRSLVNFSALEVLNVESNMINDTFPFWLNSLQELKVLVLRSNAFHGPVHQAAFLKLQIIDISHNHFSGILPSDYFVNWRKMSSRESETNEDGSNLNYIGEGYYHDSMVLMNKGIKMELVRILEIYTALDFSGNRLEGEIPKSIGLLKELHVLNLSNNAFTGHIPSSMENLTALESLDVSQNNISGEIPQELGNLSYLAYMNFSHNQLVGLVPGGTQFRRQACSSFKDNSGLFGPALDEDCSDIHTPSSPPYGTLEVEEEEEEDVFCWIAGAIGFVLGLAIGCILVCYKTEWFTTPFGRNKQTSRSTPTR, encoded by the coding sequence ATGAGTACTAGCCATATGACACTTTCTTTTCTCGTCTTGttcattttcaaatttcaagaCGTGACTGCGTTCGCTACAACAGCAAGACACTTGTGTCGTCCGGGACAAAGGAATGTGCTTCTTGAATTCAAGAAAGTGTTTGAGATTCGGAGGTCTTCTTCGAAGCTTTGTAATATTAACGGTCGCATAGTAGGCTCATATCCGAAGACAGAGTCATGGGGAAATAACAGCGACTGTTGTTATTGGAGTGGTGTCACGTGTGATGCCAAGTCTAAAGATGTGATCAAGCTAGACCTCAGTTGCAGCTGCCTCCACGGCCGGTTTCATTCCAATACCAGTCTTGTTAGGCTTCAAAACCTTCCTTCTCTTAAAACTCTGGACCTttctaataattatttatatggtCAAGTCCCGTCCTCAATTGGGAAACTCTCTCGTCTcacctctctttctctttccaaTAACCGTTTTTCGGGTGAGATTCTACCTTCAGTTGAAAATATTCCTCGTCTCTCCTTTCTCCGTCTTTCGAACAATCTGTTTTCGGGTCAGATTCGGTTATGGATTGGAAACTTTTCTCATCTCACGTTTCTTGACCTTTCCTCTAATCATTTCGCTGGTCAAATTCCATTTTCAATAGGAGTCCTTTCACAACTCACGTCTCTCAGTCTTTCTGATAATCAATTTTCAGGTCAGATTCCAACTTCACTTGGAAATCTTTCACACCTCACCTCTCTCGATTTCTCTAGTAATCAGTTTTCGGGTCAGATTCCGTCTTCACTTGGAAAACTTTCACATCTCACCTATCTCCAACTTTTTGACAATCAGTTTTCAGATCAAATACCTTCTTCGGTTGGAAACCTTTCTCATCTCACCTCTCTCCATTTTTCTCATAATCAGTTTTCAGGCCAAATCCCATCCTCAATTGGAAAGCTCTCTCGTTTAACTTCTCTCGACTGTTGCGAGAACAGTCTGGTTGGTCGAATCCCATCTTCTTTTTCACGTTTGAACCAGTTGACCAACTTGGTTGTTAATTCCAACAAGCTCAGTGGTAAATTTCCTATTGCACTACTAAATTTGACGAAGCTATCCCACTTGTCACTCTCCAACAACCGATTCACTGGAACTCTTCCTCCAAACATCACTACTTCACTATCCAACTTGGAGTTTATTTCAGCTTATGACAACGCTTTCGTTGGACCCCtcccttcttctctcttcaacctccccgcTCTGACATCTATTTATTTGACAAATAACCAACTCGAAGGATCTCTCAAGTTTGGGAATACATCTTCACCATCATCTAAGCTACGAGTGTTAAGCCTCGGCAGTAATAAATTTAAGGGTCCAATCCCGAGTTCCATTTCCAAGCTAGCCAATCTTGAGGTGCTCGACATCTCCCATTGGAACTCCCATGTTGACTTTAGTATCTTCTCGCTTCTCAGGTCGCTCCAACGTCTTTACTTATCCCATCTGAGGGCAACGCCTAGGATTGACTTGAGTGCAATTTTGTCATGTTTCAAGTCTCTCGATTTGTTAGATCTCTCAGGAAACCATGTTTTTTTAGCCACAAACAAAACTACGGTTTCAGATCTTCTTCCCTCGGTAGTGATAAGTAATTTGAACCTGTCAGGCTGCGGTATTACCGAATTTCCAGAGCTTCTAAGAACACAGACACTACTGCAGACTCTGGACATTTCCAACAACGAGATTAAAGGCCAAGTTCCTGGTTGGTTATGGATGCTACCAAATCTTGGTTACTTGGATCTCTCCAACAACACTTTCATTGGTTTTGAAACATCAACGATCCGCAAACTATCATCTGTCCTGGGGCACCTGTTTGGCTCCAATAACAATTTCTCCGGAGAAGTTCCTTCTCTCGTATGTGAGTTGCACTCTCTAAGAACCCTCGATTTATCGAACAACAACTTCAGTGGCTCAATCCCTCTCTGTATGGGAAACCTCAAGAGTACTCTTTCAGTTCTGAACGTGCGTCAGAATCGTCTTAGTGGATGTCTTCCAGGGAATGCATTTGAAAGTCTAAGGTCGTTTGACGTCGGTCATAACCAACTAGTTGGAAAGCTTCCGAGATCGTTGGTCAATTTCTCCGCTCTCGAAGTTCTAAACGTGGAAAGCAACATGATCAATGACACGTTTCCGTTCTGGTTGAATTCTCTACAAGAGCTGAAAGTTCTTGTCCTACGCTCCAATGCGTTCCATGGACCAGTCCATCAAGCCGCGTTCCTTAAGCTGCAGATCATCGACATATCACATAATCATTTCAGTGGGATTCTGCCATCAGATTATTTTGTGAACTGGAGGAAAATGTCATCACGTGAGAGTGAGACGAACGAAGATGGGTCCAATCTAAATTACATTGGGGAAGGTTATTACCATGATTCCATGGTTTTGATGAATAAAGGGATAAAGATGGAGCTGGTCCGCATTCTAGAGATCTACACAGCACTCGACTTCTCCGGAAACAGACTCGAAGGAGAGATTCCAAAGTCCATCGGGTTATTGAAAGAGCTTCACGTGCTCAACTTGTCTAACAATGCTTTCACTGGCCACATCCCATCATCTATGGAAAACCTGACAGCTCTTGAGTCGCTTGACGTTtctcaaaacaatatctcaggAGAAATCCCACAGGAGTTAGGGAATCTGTCGTACCTTGCGTACATGAACTTTTCCCATAACCAGCTTGTAGGTCTAGTGCCAGGAGGCACTCAATTTCGAAGGCAGGCTTGCTCTTCTTTCAAAGACAATTCAGGACTTTTTGGTCCTGCTCTTGACGAAGATTGCAGTGATATCCACACGCCCTCATCGCCACCATATGGAACGCTAGaggtagaggaagaagaagaagaagatgtgttCTGTTGGATTGCAGGTGCAATTGGATTTGTACTTGGATTAGCGATTGGATGCATATTGGTTTGTTACAAAACAGAGTGGTTCACGACTCCTTTTGGacgaaacaaacaaacaagcagAAGCACACCAACTCGTTAG